One genomic segment of Pseudomonas fortuita includes these proteins:
- a CDS encoding NINE protein has protein sequence MNSYQQGAPFHDTHSKTIGYLLWIFGFTGSHRFYYGKPITGTLWFFTFGLLGIGWLIDLFLIPSMDREADLRFQSGRIDYNIAWVLLTFLGVFGLHRLYQGKWITAIIYFFTGGLFLVGVLYDFWTLNSQVSERNALR, from the coding sequence ATGAACAGTTATCAACAGGGGGCGCCCTTTCACGACACCCATAGCAAGACCATCGGTTACCTGCTGTGGATTTTCGGCTTCACCGGGTCGCATCGGTTCTATTACGGCAAGCCGATTACCGGAACCCTCTGGTTCTTTACATTCGGCCTGCTGGGCATCGGTTGGCTGATCGACCTGTTTCTGATCCCGTCCATGGACCGTGAAGCCGATCTGCGGTTCCAGTCTGGTCGCATCGATTACAACATCGCCTGGGTTCTGCTGACCTTCCTTGGGGTGTTCGGCCTGCACCGGCTGTACCAAGGCAAATGGATCACCGCGATCATTTACTTCTTTACTGGCGGCTTGTTCCTGGTGGGGGTGCTGTACGACTTCTGGACATTGAACAGCCAGGTGTCCGAGCGCAACGCCTTGCGTTGA
- a CDS encoding C40 family peptidase, with product MPPLIKTWLTLCLLLPLAAHATNREQRLPNGFTGYTSNASVKHAPVKQTSLRTRPGNAASNRGLPVAAMSPKQSSDVLSRAVNVLGTPYVWGGSSPKKGFDCSGLVKYAFNDVADVDLPRTSNAMAQGHGVKVAKGDLKPGDLIFFNIKSRRVNHVAIYLGNDRFIHAPRRGKRVSIDNLSKPYWQKHYVVAKRVLPKEQQQLNLAKR from the coding sequence ATGCCGCCTTTGATCAAGACATGGCTGACCCTCTGCCTATTATTGCCCCTGGCCGCCCACGCCACCAATCGTGAGCAACGTCTTCCTAATGGTTTCACCGGCTATACCTCCAATGCCTCGGTGAAACACGCGCCGGTCAAACAGACCTCCCTGCGCACGCGACCAGGCAATGCCGCCAGCAACCGCGGCTTGCCTGTCGCTGCCATGTCGCCGAAGCAGAGCAGCGATGTGCTTAGCCGTGCGGTGAATGTGCTCGGCACCCCTTATGTTTGGGGTGGCAGCAGCCCGAAAAAAGGCTTTGACTGCAGCGGGCTGGTTAAATACGCCTTCAACGATGTCGCTGACGTCGACCTGCCGCGCACCTCCAATGCCATGGCCCAGGGCCACGGCGTCAAGGTAGCCAAGGGTGACCTGAAGCCTGGTGACCTGATCTTCTTCAACATCAAGAGCCGCCGCGTAAACCATGTTGCCATCTACCTGGGCAACGACCGCTTCATCCACGCACCCCGGCGTGGCAAGCGGGTAAGCATCGACAACCTGAGCAAGCCGTACTGGCAGAAGCACTACGTAGTGGCCAAGCGGGTGCTGCCGAAGGAACAGCAGCAGCTGAACCTGGCCAAGCGCTAA
- a CDS encoding type IV pilus twitching motility protein PilT: protein MDVTDLLARAVDAGASDLHLAAGQIPMLRLEGDLQRLDMPALVPADLADGMAALLAERQRRQWAEGDELDLALQLPALGRFRLNLFRQLNGPAVTFRLIPGRIATVGELDLGDVYQAVAQCTDGLVLVGGPTGSGKSSTLATLLDQLNRDRALHIITLEDPVEVIHSSQRSLINQREIGRHSGGFAQGLRSALRQDPDVIMIGELRDLESVRLALRAAETGHLVLATVHTRSAASSIDRLVEVFAAEEKPLVRAMLAESLRLVVVQTLVRRVDGGRVAAREVLVATPAVRNLVREGRMAQLCSVMQGGASQGMRTMEGAMRGLKESGLIRG, encoded by the coding sequence ATGGATGTGACCGACCTGTTGGCCCGTGCTGTGGATGCAGGGGCTTCGGACCTGCACCTGGCGGCGGGTCAGATCCCGATGCTGCGCCTTGAGGGCGACTTGCAGCGCCTGGACATGCCGGCGTTGGTGCCGGCAGACCTGGCCGACGGCATGGCGGCCTTGCTGGCTGAACGCCAACGGCGGCAATGGGCAGAGGGCGATGAGTTGGACCTGGCGCTGCAGCTGCCCGCCCTGGGCCGTTTTCGGCTGAACCTGTTTCGCCAGTTGAACGGCCCTGCGGTTACCTTCCGGTTGATCCCGGGGCGGATCGCCACGGTCGGTGAACTCGACCTAGGGGATGTGTATCAAGCTGTTGCGCAGTGCACTGATGGCCTGGTCCTGGTAGGTGGGCCTACGGGCAGTGGCAAGTCCAGCACCCTGGCGACCTTGCTCGACCAACTGAACCGCGACCGGGCGCTGCATATCATCACCCTCGAAGACCCCGTCGAAGTTATCCACAGCAGCCAGCGCAGCCTGATCAATCAGCGTGAGATTGGCCGCCATAGCGGCGGGTTCGCCCAGGGTCTGCGCAGTGCGCTGCGCCAGGACCCTGATGTGATCATGATCGGTGAGCTACGGGACCTGGAATCCGTTCGCCTGGCCTTGCGCGCCGCCGAGACCGGGCACCTGGTGCTGGCGACCGTGCATACGCGCTCGGCGGCCAGCAGCATTGACCGATTGGTGGAGGTATTTGCTGCCGAGGAAAAACCGTTGGTGCGGGCAATGCTGGCCGAATCGTTACGCCTCGTGGTGGTGCAGACGCTGGTCCGGCGTGTGGACGGTGGGCGGGTGGCGGCGCGGGAAGTGCTGGTGGCGACGCCGGCGGTGCGCAACCTGGTTCGGGAGGGGCGAATGGCGCAGTTATGTTCGGTGATGCAGGGCGGGGCGTCGCAGGGGATGCGGACGATGGAAGGGGCGATGCGGGGGCTTAAGGAGAGCGGACTGATCAGAGGGTGA
- a CDS encoding YggS family pyridoxal phosphate-dependent enzyme: MSTLADNLSAISARIASAAQAAGRDPASVQLLAVSKTKPASAIREIHAAGVRDVGENYLQEALTKQQALSDLPLIWHFIGPIQSNKTKAIAEHFDWVHSVDRLKIAQRLCEQRPAGLAPLNLCLQVNVSGEDSKSGCAPADLPALAQAVAGLPNLRLRGLMAIPEPTDDRAAQEAAFARLRQLQESLGLGLDTLSMGMSHDLEAAIAQGATWVRIGTALFGARDYGQH; this comes from the coding sequence ATGTCCACCCTAGCAGACAACCTTTCCGCTATTTCCGCCCGTATTGCCAGCGCTGCCCAGGCTGCCGGGCGCGATCCGGCCAGCGTCCAGTTGCTGGCCGTGAGCAAGACCAAGCCCGCCAGCGCCATTCGCGAAATCCACGCCGCTGGCGTGCGCGATGTCGGGGAAAATTACCTACAAGAAGCGCTGACAAAGCAGCAGGCGCTAAGCGACCTGCCCTTGATCTGGCACTTCATCGGCCCCATTCAGTCGAACAAGACCAAAGCCATCGCCGAGCATTTCGACTGGGTGCATTCCGTGGACCGCCTGAAAATTGCCCAACGCCTGTGCGAGCAGCGCCCTGCCGGCCTGGCGCCACTGAATCTCTGCCTGCAAGTGAACGTGAGCGGCGAAGACAGCAAGTCTGGCTGCGCCCCCGCTGACCTTCCGGCCCTGGCCCAGGCAGTGGCCGGGCTGCCCAACCTGCGCTTGCGTGGGCTGATGGCAATCCCCGAGCCCACCGACGACCGCGCCGCCCAAGAGGCAGCGTTCGCCCGCTTGCGCCAGCTGCAGGAAAGCCTGGGCCTTGGCCTGGACACGCTCTCCATGGGCATGAGCCACGACCTTGAAGCGGCTATTGCACAGGGTGCGACCTGGGTACGCATTGGTACCGCCCTGTTCGGCGCCCGCGACTACGGCCAACACTGA
- the proC gene encoding pyrroline-5-carboxylate reductase, which translates to MSKTRIAFIGAGNMAASLIGGLRAQGLDASQIRASDPGVETRTRIQAEHGIETFEHNAQAIDGADVIVLAVKPQVMKTVCQALQPHLQDGQLIVSIAAGITCASLQSWVGARPVVRCMPNTPALLRQGVSGLYATAEVSDAQRQQAEQLLSAVGTALWLEQEQQLDAVTAVSGSGPAYFFLLIEAMTAAGEKLGLPRETASQLTLQTALGAARMAVASDVDAAELRRRVTSPAGTTEAAIKSFQASGFEAIVEQALQAAATRSAELAEQLGK; encoded by the coding sequence ATGAGCAAGACACGTATTGCCTTTATCGGCGCCGGCAACATGGCCGCCAGCCTGATCGGTGGTTTGCGTGCCCAGGGCCTGGACGCCTCGCAGATCCGCGCCAGCGACCCGGGCGTCGAGACCCGCACCCGTATCCAGGCCGAGCACGGCATCGAAACCTTCGAGCACAACGCCCAGGCCATCGACGGCGCTGACGTCATCGTGCTGGCGGTCAAGCCGCAGGTCATGAAAACCGTGTGCCAGGCCCTGCAACCCCACCTGCAGGATGGCCAGCTGATCGTTTCCATCGCCGCCGGCATCACCTGTGCCAGCCTGCAAAGCTGGGTGGGCGCTCGCCCGGTGGTGCGCTGCATGCCCAATACCCCAGCGCTGCTGCGCCAGGGCGTAAGCGGCCTGTACGCCACCGCTGAAGTGTCCGACGCGCAGCGCCAGCAGGCCGAACAGCTGCTGTCGGCCGTCGGCACTGCCCTGTGGCTGGAGCAGGAACAACAACTGGACGCTGTGACCGCTGTATCCGGCAGCGGCCCTGCGTATTTCTTCCTGCTGATTGAGGCCATGACGGCAGCGGGCGAAAAACTCGGCCTGCCACGTGAAACCGCCTCCCAGCTGACCTTGCAGACTGCCCTTGGTGCTGCCCGCATGGCGGTTGCAAGCGATGTCGATGCCGCCGAGCTGCGCCGCCGCGTCACCTCGCCCGCCGGCACCACCGAAGCGGCCATCAAGTCGTTCCAGGCCAGCGGCTTCGAAGCCATCGTCGAGCAGGCACTGCAGGCTGCGGCCACGCGCTCCGCCGAGCTGGCCGAACAACTGGGCAAATAA
- a CDS encoding YggT family protein codes for MNALSGAAIFVVQTLVSLYLVIVLLRFVLQLVKANFYNPLCQFAVRATQPLLKPIRRIIPSIGGLDTSSLLLAIVIQALLMGFVLMVTYGTFGDVLHLLMWAIIGITSLFLKIFWVAMIVMVIVSWVAPNSHNPAAELAYQISEPVLAPFRRIVPNLGGMDISPIFAFLAIQVIQSFVMPPLAAYAGMPQELWRMI; via the coding sequence ATGAATGCACTGTCTGGCGCCGCGATCTTCGTGGTGCAAACCCTGGTCAGCCTCTACCTGGTGATCGTCCTGCTGCGTTTTGTCCTGCAACTGGTCAAAGCCAACTTCTATAACCCGCTGTGCCAGTTCGCTGTGCGTGCCACGCAGCCGCTGCTCAAGCCGATCCGCCGGATCATCCCCAGCATCGGCGGGCTGGACACCTCGTCGCTGTTGCTGGCGATCGTAATCCAGGCGCTGCTGATGGGCTTTGTGCTGATGGTCACCTACGGCACCTTCGGTGACGTCCTGCACCTGCTGATGTGGGCGATCATTGGCATCACCTCGCTGTTCCTGAAAATTTTCTGGGTGGCGATGATTGTCATGGTGATCGTGTCCTGGGTTGCCCCCAACAGTCACAACCCGGCAGCGGAACTGGCCTACCAGATCAGCGAACCGGTGCTGGCACCGTTCCGCCGCATCGTGCCCAACCTGGGCGGCATGGACATCTCGCCGATCTTCGCCTTCCTGGCGATCCAGGTAATCCAGTCGTTCGTCATGCCCCCGCTGGCCGCCTACGCAGGCATGCCACAAGAACTGTGGCGCATGATCTGA
- the metX gene encoding homoserine O-succinyltransferase MetX, producing the protein MSTVFPEDSVGLVVPQTARFDEPLALACGRSLASYELVYETYGTLNASASNAVLICHALSGHHHAAGYHAATDRKPGWWDSCIGPGKPIDTNRFFVVSLNNLGGCNGSTGPSSVNPATGKPYGADFPVLTVEDWVHSQVRLGERLGIQQWAAVVGGSLGGMQALQWTISYPERVRHCVDIASAPKLSAQNIAFNEVARQAILTDPEFHGGSFQDQGVIPKRGLMLARMVGHITYLSDDSMGEKFGRELKSDKLNYDFHSVEFQVESYLRYQGEEFSGRFDANTYLLMTKALDYFDPAAAQGGDLAATLAHVKADYCIMSFTTDWRFSPARSREIVDALMAARKNVCYLEIDSPYGHDAFLIPTPRYMQGFSNYMNRIVI; encoded by the coding sequence ATGTCCACTGTCTTTCCCGAAGATTCCGTCGGTCTGGTAGTACCGCAAACCGCCCGGTTCGATGAACCGCTGGCACTGGCTTGTGGCCGCTCCCTGGCCAGTTACGAGCTGGTCTACGAGACCTATGGCACCCTGAACGCCAGCGCGAGCAACGCCGTGCTCATCTGCCATGCCCTGTCCGGCCACCACCATGCCGCTGGCTATCATGCCGCCACCGACCGCAAACCAGGCTGGTGGGACAGCTGCATTGGCCCTGGCAAACCGATCGACACCAACCGCTTCTTCGTCGTCAGCCTGAACAACCTTGGCGGCTGCAACGGCAGCACCGGCCCCAGCAGCGTCAACCCGGCCACCGGCAAGCCTTATGGCGCCGACTTCCCGGTACTGACCGTAGAGGACTGGGTGCACAGCCAGGTGCGCCTGGGCGAGCGCCTGGGCATCCAGCAATGGGCCGCTGTGGTCGGCGGCAGCCTGGGCGGCATGCAGGCACTGCAATGGACCATCAGCTACCCGGAGCGTGTGCGCCATTGCGTCGACATCGCCTCGGCCCCCAAGCTGTCGGCGCAGAACATCGCCTTCAACGAAGTGGCTCGCCAGGCAATCCTCACCGACCCCGAATTCCACGGCGGTTCGTTCCAGGACCAGGGCGTGATTCCCAAACGCGGCCTGATGCTGGCACGCATGGTCGGCCATATCACCTACCTGTCCGACGACTCGATGGGCGAAAAATTCGGCCGCGAGCTGAAGAGCGACAAGCTCAACTACGACTTCCACAGCGTCGAGTTCCAGGTCGAAAGCTACCTGCGCTACCAGGGCGAGGAGTTTTCCGGCCGTTTCGATGCCAACACCTACCTGCTGATGACCAAGGCGCTGGACTATTTCGACCCGGCCGCAGCCCAAGGCGGCGACCTGGCCGCTACCCTGGCCCACGTCAAAGCGGATTACTGCATCATGTCGTTCACCACCGACTGGCGCTTCTCGCCGGCCCGTTCGCGCGAGATCGTCGACGCCCTGATGGCTGCACGCAAGAACGTCTGCTACCTGGAGATCGACTCGCCTTACGGGCACGATGCCTTCCTGATCCCTACACCTCGCTATATGCAGGGCTTCTCGAACTACATGAACCGCATTGTCATCTGA
- the metW gene encoding methionine biosynthesis protein MetW codes for MRADLEIIHDWIPAGSRVLDLGCGSGELLASLRDRKQVTGYGLEIDADNIAACVAKGVNVIEQDLDKGLGNFASNSFDVVIMTQALQAVEYPDRILDEMLRVGRQCIITFPNFGHWRCRWYLATKGRMPVSDFMPYTWYNTPNIHFCTFADFEELVHERRAKVLDRLAVDHLHRNGWGGRLWPNLLGEIGIYRVSSPALQEHQLAV; via the coding sequence ATGAGAGCCGATCTGGAAATCATCCACGACTGGATCCCCGCCGGCAGCCGGGTACTTGACCTGGGCTGCGGCAGCGGCGAACTGCTGGCCTCGCTGCGTGACCGTAAACAGGTCACCGGCTATGGCCTGGAAATCGACGCCGACAACATCGCCGCCTGCGTGGCCAAAGGCGTCAACGTTATCGAGCAGGACCTGGACAAGGGTCTGGGCAACTTTGCCAGCAACAGCTTCGACGTCGTGATCATGACCCAGGCCCTGCAGGCCGTGGAGTACCCCGACCGCATCCTCGACGAGATGCTGCGCGTGGGCCGCCAGTGCATCATCACCTTCCCCAACTTCGGCCACTGGCGCTGCCGCTGGTACCTGGCGACCAAAGGCCGCATGCCAGTATCGGACTTCATGCCGTATACCTGGTACAACACGCCGAACATCCACTTCTGCACCTTCGCCGACTTCGAAGAACTGGTGCACGAACGCAGGGCCAAGGTACTAGACCGCCTGGCCGTCGATCACTTGCACCGCAACGGGTGGGGTGGCCGGCTATGGCCTAATCTTCTAGGTGAAATCGGCATCTATCGCGTCAGCAGCCCGGCCCTGCAAGAACATCAGCTCGCCGTCTGA
- a CDS encoding DUF4426 domain-containing protein has product MRRLALFLFSLCLALPVLAADAARPERKEVFGDVTVHYSAFTSSMLTPEVAAATGLVRSKNQGVLNIAVLKAGKPAPALVSGTVKDLTGRSSPLSFKQVTEQGAVYYIAQFKIEQPETVTFDLNIETGGISNSLSFNQEVFPGE; this is encoded by the coding sequence ATGCGTCGCCTAGCCCTGTTCCTGTTCAGCCTGTGCCTGGCATTGCCGGTACTGGCTGCCGATGCCGCCCGGCCCGAGCGCAAGGAAGTGTTTGGCGACGTGACGGTGCACTACAGCGCATTCACATCAAGCATGCTCACACCCGAGGTGGCCGCAGCCACCGGCCTGGTGCGCAGCAAGAACCAGGGCGTGCTCAACATTGCCGTGCTCAAGGCCGGCAAGCCCGCCCCGGCGCTGGTCAGCGGCACAGTCAAGGACCTGACCGGGCGCAGCAGCCCGCTGTCATTCAAGCAGGTTACCGAACAGGGCGCGGTGTACTACATCGCTCAGTTCAAGATCGAACAGCCAGAAACCGTCACCTTCGACCTGAACATCGAAACCGGCGGCATCAGCAACTCCCTCAGTTTCAATCAGGAAGTTTTCCCAGGCGAATGA
- the rdgB gene encoding RdgB/HAM1 family non-canonical purine NTP pyrophosphatase — MMNFQQLVLASHNAGKLKELQAMLGQSVQLRSIGEFSQVEPEETGLSFVENAILKARNAARISGLPALADDSGLAVDFLGGAPGIYSARYADGKGDAANNAKLLEALKDVPEAERGAQFVCVLALVRHADDPLPILCEGLWHGSILFEASGEHGFGYDPLFWVPERNCSSADLAPVDKNQLSHRARAMALLRQRLGLA, encoded by the coding sequence ATGATGAATTTCCAGCAACTCGTATTGGCCAGCCATAACGCCGGCAAACTCAAGGAACTCCAGGCCATGCTCGGCCAGTCCGTCCAGCTGCGCTCGATTGGTGAGTTCAGCCAGGTCGAGCCCGAAGAAACCGGCCTGTCGTTCGTCGAGAACGCCATCCTCAAGGCACGCAATGCCGCGCGTATTTCCGGCCTGCCCGCCTTGGCCGACGATTCCGGCCTGGCCGTGGACTTCCTCGGTGGGGCGCCGGGCATTTACTCGGCACGCTATGCCGACGGCAAGGGTGACGCGGCGAACAACGCCAAACTGCTCGAGGCCCTGAAAGACGTGCCCGAGGCCGAACGCGGCGCACAGTTCGTCTGCGTCCTGGCGCTGGTGCGCCATGCCGACGACCCGCTGCCGATCCTGTGCGAAGGCCTGTGGCACGGCAGCATCCTGTTCGAGGCCAGCGGTGAGCACGGCTTTGGCTATGACCCGCTGTTCTGGGTACCGGAGCGCAACTGCTCCAGCGCCGACCTGGCCCCTGTGGATAAAAACCAGCTCAGCCACCGCGCCCGTGCCATGGCCCTGCTGCGCCAACGTCTGGGCCTGGCATGA
- the hemW gene encoding radical SAM family heme chaperone HemW, which yields MIATLSSPGAAGFTSLPPLALYIHIPWCVRKCPYCDFNSHAAGPELPEDAYVTALLDDLDQEQAAVQGRPISSIFFGGGTPSLFSANALGRLLRGVEQRIPFAPDIEITLEANPGTFEQDKFKAYRQTGINRLSIGVQSFQAAKLEALGRIHNGDEAVRAAGMARAAGFDNFNMDLMHGLPDQSLDDALGDLRQAIDLGPTHLSWYQLTVEPNTVFWNQPPELPEDDILWDIQEAGQALMAKHGFRQYEVSAYAQAGRAAQHNLNYWRFGDFIGIGAGAHGKLTFADGRILRTWKTRLPKDYLNLAKPFKAGEKLLPVDELPFEFLMNALRLTDGVEAELFTQRTGLPLAQLREARRAAEQKGLLQVEPDRLAATPRGQLFLNDLLQYFLT from the coding sequence ATGATCGCAACGCTGTCTTCACCCGGCGCGGCGGGCTTTACCAGCCTGCCGCCGCTGGCGCTGTACATCCACATACCGTGGTGCGTGCGCAAATGCCCATATTGCGACTTCAACTCCCACGCTGCCGGGCCTGAACTGCCCGAAGACGCCTACGTCACAGCCCTGCTGGACGACCTGGACCAGGAGCAGGCCGCGGTACAGGGCCGCCCGATCAGCTCGATCTTCTTTGGTGGCGGTACGCCCAGCCTGTTCAGTGCCAACGCCTTGGGCCGGCTGCTACGCGGCGTGGAACAACGCATCCCGTTTGCCCCAGACATCGAAATCACGCTGGAGGCCAACCCGGGCACGTTCGAGCAGGACAAGTTCAAGGCCTACCGGCAAACCGGCATCAACCGCCTGTCCATCGGCGTACAGAGCTTCCAGGCCGCCAAGCTGGAGGCACTGGGGCGCATACACAATGGTGACGAAGCAGTCCGTGCCGCCGGCATGGCGCGTGCCGCGGGCTTCGACAACTTCAACATGGACCTGATGCATGGCCTGCCCGACCAATCACTGGATGACGCACTGGGCGACCTGCGACAGGCCATCGACCTTGGGCCGACGCACCTGTCTTGGTACCAGCTGACCGTGGAGCCGAACACGGTGTTCTGGAACCAGCCGCCAGAGCTGCCCGAAGACGACATCCTCTGGGACATCCAGGAAGCCGGCCAGGCATTGATGGCCAAGCACGGGTTCCGCCAGTACGAAGTCTCGGCCTACGCCCAGGCGGGCCGTGCTGCGCAACACAACCTCAACTACTGGCGTTTCGGCGACTTCATAGGTATTGGTGCCGGTGCCCACGGCAAACTGACCTTCGCCGACGGGCGCATCCTGCGCACCTGGAAAACCCGCCTGCCCAAGGACTACCTTAACCTGGCCAAACCGTTCAAGGCCGGCGAGAAGCTGCTGCCGGTCGACGAGCTGCCGTTCGAATTCCTGATGAACGCCCTGCGGCTTACCGATGGCGTGGAGGCCGAACTGTTCACCCAGCGCACGGGATTGCCGCTGGCACAGCTGCGCGAGGCACGCCGCGCCGCCGAACAAAAGGGCCTTTTACAGGTCGAACCGGATCGACTGGCAGCCACGCCAAGGGGCCAGTTGTTTCTCAATGACCTGCTGCAGTATTTCTTGACCTAA
- a CDS encoding DUF3392 family protein gives MDLVLDLLATVSRWSRSNLSEISLALVGCLLVLFGTDVKAWAEQRLGGLAGALRVPFMALMVVVGSGAALIYATPWVVKGLGQFNNYALAPVLLVVLVLIGVVADRRG, from the coding sequence ATGGATCTGGTACTTGATCTGCTCGCGACGGTTTCCCGCTGGAGCCGCAGCAACCTGTCGGAGATTTCACTGGCCTTGGTAGGCTGCCTGCTGGTGCTGTTCGGCACCGATGTCAAAGCCTGGGCCGAGCAACGCCTGGGTGGGCTGGCGGGCGCACTGCGGGTGCCGTTCATGGCGCTGATGGTGGTGGTCGGCAGCGGTGCAGCGCTAATCTATGCCACGCCGTGGGTAGTGAAGGGGTTGGGCCAGTTCAACAACTACGCGCTGGCGCCGGTGTTGCTGGTGGTGCTGGTCTTGATTGGCGTGGTGGCTGATCGCAGGGGTTGA
- the trmB gene encoding tRNA (guanosine(46)-N7)-methyltransferase TrmB, translating into MTESHDTPITPDGEARPHRRIKSFVMRAGRMTEGQQRGLDQGGPLYILPLADSPVDYDQVFGRSAPRTLEIGFGMGHSLLEMAAAAPEQDFIGVEVHRPGVGALLNGVLTQGLKNLRVYDCDAIEVLNRCVADNSLDRLMLFFPDPWHKARHHKRRIVQLEFAELVRRKLKPGGVFHMATDWEPYAEYMLEVMSAAPGYRNRAADGTYVPRPEERPITKFERRGERLGHGVWDLKFEKAD; encoded by the coding sequence ATGACTGAATCGCACGATACGCCGATCACTCCCGACGGCGAAGCCCGCCCACACCGCCGCATCAAGAGCTTCGTGATGCGCGCCGGGCGCATGACCGAAGGCCAGCAACGCGGCCTGGATCAGGGCGGCCCGCTGTACATCCTGCCGCTGGCCGACAGCCCGGTGGACTATGACCAGGTATTCGGCCGGTCGGCGCCGCGCACCCTGGAGATCGGCTTCGGCATGGGCCATTCCTTGCTGGAAATGGCTGCTGCCGCACCTGAGCAGGACTTCATCGGTGTGGAAGTGCACCGCCCGGGTGTAGGTGCGCTGCTCAACGGCGTACTGACCCAGGGGCTTAAGAACCTGCGTGTATACGACTGCGATGCCATCGAAGTGCTGAACCGCTGTGTGGCGGACAACAGCCTCGACCGCCTGATGCTGTTCTTCCCCGACCCTTGGCACAAGGCGCGCCACCACAAGCGCCGCATCGTACAGCTTGAGTTTGCCGAGCTGGTCCGTCGCAAGCTCAAGCCTGGTGGCGTGTTCCACATGGCCACCGACTGGGAACCGTATGCCGAGTACATGCTGGAAGTGATGAGCGCCGCCCCGGGCTACCGCAACCGTGCGGCTGACGGCACCTACGTGCCACGCCCGGAAGAGCGCCCGATCACCAAATTCGAGCGCCGCGGTGAGCGGCTGGGGCATGGGGTGTGGGATTTGAAGTTCGAGAAGGCGGATTGA
- a CDS encoding thiazole synthase: protein MSNVRSDKPFTLAGRTFQSRLLVGTGKYRDMEETRLATEASGAEIVTVAVRRTNLGQNAGEPNLLDVLSPDKYTILPNTAGCFDAVEAVRTCRLARELLDGRKSHESRTLVKLEVLADQKTLFPNVIETLKAAEVLVKEGFDVMVYTSDDPIIARQLAEAGCIAVMPLAGLIGTGLGICNPYNLQIILEESKVPVLVDAGVGTASDATIAMEMGCEAVLMNSAIAHAQQPVLMAEAMKHAIVAGRMAYLAGRMPKKLYASASSPLDGLIK, encoded by the coding sequence ATGAGCAACGTTCGTAGCGACAAGCCCTTCACCCTGGCCGGGCGTACTTTTCAGTCGCGCCTGCTGGTCGGTACCGGCAAGTACCGTGACATGGAAGAAACCCGCCTGGCCACCGAGGCCTCGGGTGCCGAAATCGTCACCGTCGCCGTGCGCCGCACCAACCTTGGTCAGAATGCGGGCGAGCCGAACCTGCTCGACGTACTGTCGCCCGACAAGTACACCATCCTGCCGAACACTGCAGGCTGCTTTGACGCGGTAGAAGCGGTACGTACCTGCCGTCTGGCCCGCGAACTGCTCGACGGGCGCAAATCGCACGAGTCCCGGACGCTGGTAAAGCTGGAAGTGCTGGCCGACCAGAAAACCCTGTTCCCCAATGTGATCGAAACCCTCAAGGCCGCCGAAGTGCTGGTCAAGGAAGGTTTCGACGTGATGGTGTACACCAGCGACGACCCGATCATCGCCCGCCAGCTGGCTGAAGCCGGCTGCATCGCGGTCATGCCGCTGGCTGGCCTGATTGGCACTGGCCTGGGTATCTGCAACCCCTACAACCTGCAGATCATTCTGGAAGAGTCCAAGGTGCCGGTGCTGGTCGATGCCGGCGTAGGTACTGCTTCCGACGCCACCATCGCAATGGAAATGGGTTGCGAGGCGGTGCTGATGAACTCGGCCATCGCCCACGCCCAGCAGCCGGTGCTGATGGCCGAAGCCATGAAGCACGCCATTGTCGCCGGTCGCATGGCCTACCTGGCCGGCCGTATGCCGAAGAAACTCTATGCCAGCGCCTCTTCGCCGCTGGATGGTCTGATCAAGTAA
- the thiS gene encoding sulfur carrier protein ThiS, which produces MRIQLNGEPYELPAGESVAALLTRLELAGRRVAVELNLDIVPRSQHDSTLLNDGDQVEVVHAIGGG; this is translated from the coding sequence ATGCGCATTCAACTGAACGGTGAACCTTACGAACTGCCTGCTGGCGAAAGCGTTGCAGCCCTGCTGACGCGCCTGGAGCTGGCCGGGCGCCGTGTGGCAGTGGAACTGAACCTGGATATCGTGCCGCGTAGCCAGCACGACAGCACGCTGCTGAACGACGGCGACCAGGTCGAAGTGGTCCACGCCATCGGTGGCGGCTGA